From Arachis stenosperma cultivar V10309 chromosome 2, arast.V10309.gnm1.PFL2, whole genome shotgun sequence, one genomic window encodes:
- the LOC130963206 gene encoding uncharacterized protein LOC130963206, translating to MKDYTIRRGVDYQIYESEPTTFYAKCTHYGKGCDWLIRITKMQKKYYWEIRRYNGSHTCTRSTISQDHSKLDSKTVAEAIKPLVEVDPSLKVKSVIAEVQSKFNYTISYRKAWLAKQKAIESIFGGYELYEALPIWFEAMCHKEPLAVVHFETMPAYQGDDLVHDIRVLHRVFWSYYPCIRAFRHCKPIVQVDETHLYEKYKGRLSAIAQSNGAWSPLIAFHMFCIRHIESNFLRKFKAPYLQKLIVNIGYLRTIWEYQMRYKRLKEWGMAYTNWLDRIPREQYALAFDGGYRWGHMTTNLVECINFVLKGARNLPVTALVKATFYSLNELFTRKRAEAEARINAGHVFSEMLTYANNSATVVNSKLTEFRVDIRVAKGRPKMTRFLNEMDTRMLRGPRRCKQCGVEGHNRNRCRQRGSPSAGAPGE from the exons ATGAAAGATTATACCATCCGTAGAGGTGTAGACTATCAGATTTATGAGTCGGAACCGACGACATTCTATGCTAAATGTACACACTATGGTAAAGGTTGTGATTGGCTTATCAGGATTACGAAAATGCAGAAGAAGTACTATTGGGAGATAAGGAGGTACAATGGTAGTCACACTTGTACCAGGTCGACAATTTCTCAAGACCATTCGAAACTGGATTCCAAGACAGTTGCAGAAGCAATTAAGCCGTTGGTAGAGGTTGACCCATCTTTAAAGGTGAAATCAGTCATTGCGGAAGTCCAGTCAAAGTTTAACTACACCATCAGCTATCGGAAAGCTTGGTTAGCAAAGCAGAAGGCGATTGAGTCCATTTTCGGAGGTTATGAATTGTATGAAGCTTTGCCCATATGGTTTGAGGCCATGTGTCACAAGGAGCCGTTAGCAGTGGTTCACTTTGAAACAATGCCTGCGTACCAGGGGGATGATTTAGTTCATGATATCCGTGTACTACATAGAGTCTTTTGGAGTTATTACCCTTGTATTAGGGCCTTCAGACATTGCAAGCCAATAGTGCAGGTGGACGAGACTCATTTATATGAAAAATACAAGGGTCGTTT GTCAGCTATTGCTCAAAGTAATGGAGCTTGGTCTCCTCTTATAGCTTTCCATATGTTTTGTATCCGGCATATTGAGTCGAACTTCCTGAGGAAGTTCAAGGCACCTTACTTGCAAAAACTTATCGTCAATATCG GATATTTGAGGACGATTTGGGAGTACCAGATGCGCTATAAACGATTAAAAGAATGGGGTATGGCCTACACCAACTGGCTTGACCGTATCCCACGTGAGCAGTATGCTTTGGCATTTGATGGTGGATACAGATGGGGTCATATGACCACCAATCTTGTGGAGTGCATCAACTTCGTCTTGAAGGGTGCACGCAATCTCCCGGTCACTGCGCTTGTTAAGGCTACATTTTACAGTCTGAATGAGTTGTTCACTAGGAAAAGAGCCGAGGCTGAGGCTCGAATTAATGCTGGACATGTGTTCTCTGAGATG TTGACCTACGCCAACAACAGTGCGACTGTGGTGAATTCTAAGTTGACCGAATTCCGCGTCGACAT ACGGGTAGCCAAAGGTCGGCCTAAGATGACCCGCttcttgaatgagatggacacTCGCATGTTGCGTGGTCCTAGGAGATGCAAGCAATGCGGTGTCGAGGGTCACAACCGTAATAGATGTCGTCAACGTGGTAGTCCAAGTGCGGGGGCACCTGGAGAGTAG